Genomic DNA from Pseudomonas sp. CCC3.1:
CCGACTGCGTGCGATTGACGACTTCGGCGGCGCGGGTAAAACCACCGTGATCAGCAATCGCGGCAAAGGTGCGCAGCAGGTCGGTATCGATACTGGGAAACTCGGCCATTGATCAATCTCGCAGATGTATCACATAAGAAACATTCGTTGGATTGATCTTATGCCTGGGCCGAGACTTGAGCCATCCCCAAGGAGGTATCACGTGATGAAAGGTCTAAGAGGCGTGCAGTGGTGGGCGCGTATTGCGCGTTGGTATCAACTGTCGCAAGAGCGTGCGAATTTGCGGCGAATCAGCGATGCGGCGCTCAAGGACCTGGGCCTCAGCAGGGCGGACATTGAAACCGAAAGCCATCGCGCATTTTGGGATGACCCGTTCAAGAAGTGAGCGATCTCGCTTGCGTGGAAGCGGGTTTGCTCGCGATGGCATCACCTCGGTCTAGCTGAAATACCGAGGCGCCTGAATCGCGAGCAAGCCCGTTCCCACGGGTTTTAGCGTTTTACCTGCTTCAGCGTCTCGGCAATCAAAAATGCCAGTTCCAGTGACTGATCGGCGTTCATGCGGGGGTCACAGTGGGTGTGGTAGCGGTCTGATAGGCCGTCCTCGGTAATCGGGTTGGCACCGCCAATGCACTCGGTGACATTTTGCCCGGTCATTTCGATATGGATCCCGCCCGCGTAGCTGCCTTCGGCTTCGTGCACCTGGAAGAACTGCTTCACCTCGCCCAGGATTTGCGCGAAGTCGCGGGTCTTGTAGCCGCTGCTGGCCTTGATGGTGTTGGCGTGCATGGGGTCGCTGCTCCACAGCACCTTTTTACCTTCGCCCTCAACCGCGCGGATCAGTTGCGGCAAATGGTCGCCCACCTTGTTGGCGCCCATGCGTACGATCAGGTTGAGGCGGCCCGGGTCGTTGTCGGGGTTGAGGATGTCGATCAGGCGGAGCAGTTCGTCGGTGTTCATGGTCGGGCCGACCTTGACTCCGATCGGGTTGTTCACCCCGCGCAGGAACTCGACGTGGGCACCGTCCAGTTGGCGGGTGCGGTCACCAATCCACAGCATGTGCGCCGAGCAGTCGTAGTAATCGTTGGTCAGGCTGTCGCGGCGTACGAACGCTTCTTCGTAGTTCAGCAGCAAGGCTTCGTGGGCGGTAAAGAAGCTGGTTTCGCGCAGTTGCGGCGAGCTGTCCATGCCGCAGGCGCGCATAAAGGCCAGGGTTTCGTCGATGCGGTCGGCCAATTGGCTGTATTTTTCAGCCAGCGCCGAGTTGGCGATGAAGTCCAGGTTCCATTTGTGCACCTGATGCAAGTCGGCAAAGCCGCCCTGGGCAAAGGCGCGCAGCAGGTTCAGGGTCGCTGTGGACTGATGGTAAGACTGCAACAAGCGCTCGGGGTCCGGCACGCGGCTTTTTTCATCGAAACCGATGCCATTCACAATGTCGCCACGATAAGCCGGCAGCGTGACGCCGTTGATCGTTTCATCATTGGCCGAGCGCGGCTTGGCAAACTGGCCCGCCATGCGCCCCACCTTGACCACTGGGCAGCCCGCCGCAAACGTCATGACGATGGCCATTTGCAGCAACACCTTGAAGGTGTCGCGAATCTTGGCCGCTGAAAACTCAGCAAAGCTTTCAGCGCAATCACCGCCCTGTAACAGAAACGCCCGCCCTTGAGTGACCTCGGCAAATTGACGGCGCAGCTCGCGGGCTTCGCCGGCAAATACCAGTGGCGGATAGCTCGCCAGGCTTTGTTCAACGCGCAGCAAATGCGCCGCGTCAGGGTAGCGGGGTTGTTGCTGGATCGGCAGGGCGCGCCAGCTGTCAGGGCTCCAGGGTTGGCTCATCGCAGACTCTAGTGTTGGAAAGGGGGTGGCGCATGGTATCAGCAATTAGTACGTGACCTGTTGCGCTGCAATGGCCGACAATTGCGCCTTTGCGCTCGACACCGAGTGGTTGTTTTTAGCGCGTTGTCCGGTGTGTGCCGGGGCGCGGCAAGGAGAGGCAATGTCTGAGGAGCGCGTTGAGCGCCTGCTCGCTGAAGTCCATGATGACTTCGGCATGATTCGAGTGTTGGAAGTGGAAGACTACCGCTTCCTCGAATTTGGCGATGCGATTGAGCAAAGCTGCGTGTTCACGGCTGATCCCAGCTGGCTGGAGTACGACTACACCCGCGCCATGCTGATTGGTGCGCTGTGCCATGAGGCGCCTGAAAGTGCCTTGTTCCTTGGGCTTGGCGCCGGAACCCTGACCCAGGCCTGCCTGAAGTTCTTGGCGCTTGATGACGTCGAAGCCATTGAACTGCGCCCCGATGTGCCGCGTCTGGCCATTGAATACCTGGGGCTGGACGATGACCCGCGGCTGTACATCCGTATTGGCGATGCCGTGGAGTTGCTGCCCAGCGCGGAACCGGCGGACCTGATTTTCGTCGACCTTTATAACGACCTGGGGCCAGCCGCCGGTCACTTGGCCTGGACCTTCCTCGAAAACTGCCAGAAAAAGCTCTCGGCCAACGGCTGGCTGGTGATTAACCAGTGGGCCACCGATGACGGCAAGCCGCTGGGTGCCGCTTTGTTGCGTGGCTTGTACCATCGCCACTATTGGGAGCTGCCGGTCAAAGAGGGCAATGTGATCCTGCTGGTGCCCGGCGACCTGGATCAGACCTTGGACATGGAGGCATTGACCGCGCGTGCACAGGCGTTGGCTCCCCGTTTGGGTTATTCGCTGGAGTCGTTGATCAAAGCGATTCGTCCTGCGACTTGAGGTGCTGGGCTTAATCGTTTTAGCGATTGCCCCAGAGTGGCCGGGCGCGAAACCATTTTGCAGCGCCCAAAATATCGCTAAAGCCCGGTCTACAGAGGCATACAGACGATTGCGCACTAAAAAAGCGCTTCTTTTTTTTGATAAATCCGGTATAGTGCGCGCCGGCCTTTAGCCGGGCCACGTTTAGGTGTTGCATTTCCCGAAGCACGCTTCGGCTGCTCGTCCGTTTCGCGGACTACCCTGAACGCTCCATTCATTTAACGTTTTCGCAAATCCCCGCCGACAAAGCAGCCAGGGCGACTCTTGAGTCTTACACGGCATGCGCAGCTTTGGAGCATGGGTCTTTGCGGATGCACTTAGAGGCAGACCCATGACCCAGGAAACCGGCGGCTTCGCCGCTTTTAATCTTAATCCGAACATTCTTGCAGCCGTCATCGCGACTGGCTACGAAGAACCTTCGGCTATTCAGCAGCAATCGATCCCGATCATTATGGCCGGTCACGACATGATTGGTCAGGCGCAAACCGGTACGGGTAAAACCGCCGCATTTGCCCTGCCTATCCTGCATCGCATCGATCCTGCTAAGCGCGAGCCGCAAGCCCTGATCCTGGCGCCAACCCGTGAGTTGGCGCTGCAAGTAGCAACCGCTTTCGAAACCTACGCCAAGCAAATGCCGGGCGTTACCGTTGTGGCCGTTTACGGCGGCGCGCCCATGGGCCCACAACTGAAAGCAATCCGTAATGGCGCACAAATTGTTGTCGCCACTCCGGGCCGTCTGTGCGACCACCTGCGTCGCGACGAAAAAGTACTGGCGACCGTGAACCACCTGGTTCTCGACGAAGCTGACGAAATGCTCAAGCTGGGCTTCATGGATGACCTTGAAGTGATCTTCAAGGCTTTGCCTGCTACTCGTCAGACCGTATTGTTCTCGGCTACCTTGCCGCAGTCGATCCGTGCCATTGCTGAGCGCCATCTGCGCGATCCGCAACACGTAAAAATCCAGACCAAGACTCAGACCGTTACCGCGATCGAACAGGCTCACCTGTTGGTTCACGCTGACCAGAAGACCTCGGCTGTATTGAGCCTGCTGGAAGTTGAAGACTTCGACGCCCTGATCATGTTCGTGCGCACCAAGCAAGCGACCCTGGACCTGGCCAGTGCCCTGGAAGCCAAAGGCTATAAAGCTGCTGCGCTGAACGGTGACATTGCTCAGAACCAGCGTGAGCGCGTTATCGACTCCCTCAAAGATGGCCGTCTGGACATCGTTGTAGCGACCGACGTAGCCGCTCGTGGTCTTGACGTTCCGCGTATCACTCACGTGTTCAACGTTGACATGCCTTACGATCCAGAGTCCTACGTTCACCGTATCGGCCGTACTGGCCGTGCCGGTCGCGAAGGTCGTGCACTGTTGCTGGTGACTCCTCGTGAGCGCCGCATGCTGCAAGTGATCGAGCGTGTAACCGGTCAAAAGGTTGCTGAGGTCCGCCTGCCGGATGCTCAGGCAGTGCTCGATGCTCGCATCAAGAAACTGACCAACAGCCTGGCGCCACTGGTTGCTGATGCTGAATCGACCCACGGCGACCTGCTGGACCGCCTGACCGCCGATATCGGTTGCAGCCCGCGTGCTCTGGCCGCTGCTCTGTTGCGCAAAGCCACCAACGGTCAGGCTCTGACCTTGGCAGCTATCGAGCGCGAGCGTCCACTGGTGCCTAACAGCGCACCGCGTGAGCGTTCGTCCGAGCGTACTGGCGACCGTCCAGATCGTGGTGATCGTGAGCGTCGTGCTCCGGTTCCATTGGCTGAAGGCCGTGCTCGTTGCCGTACCGCGCTGGGTGCGCGTGATGGTATCGCTGCCAAGAACCTGCTGGGCGCTATCCTCAACGAGGGTGGCCTGGCACGTGAAGCAATCGGTCGCATCCAAGTGCGTGATAGCTTCAGCCTGGTAGAACTGCCGGAAGATGGCCTGGAAAAACTGTTGGCCAAGTTGAAAGACACACGTGTTGCTGGCAAGCAGTTGAAGCTGCGTCGCTACCGCGAAGATTAATCACCGTTTACTGTGATTGATCGCTAAAAAAATCCCCGACTGGTTCGGGGATTTTTTTTGCCTGCGATCTTAAGCGAACGCGCAACCTGTAGGAGCGAGCTTGCCTCGCGATCTTTTGATTTTAAAGATTGCAGTCGCGTTTTAACCAAACCGATAAATGTCCATGCCCAACGCACCCAGGGTCCAGCCTTGGTGAGCGATGCTGAAATGCCCGCCCGCGCCACGGGCGAAGTACAGCGGCAACAGGTGTTCATCGCTTGGATGATTTTTGGCTGCAAACGGCGCCTGATCGCGGTACTGGTGCAAGGCTGCTCCGTCTTCTGCGGCGAGTTTTTCGATCATCCAGTCACGAAATGCCAGGGCCCAAGGCTCGCTGCTTTCAGGTTTGGCCCCCCACTTCAGCTCGCGCAGGTTGTGCGTGATGCTGCCTGAACCGATCAGCAAGATGCCTTCGCCGCGCAGAGATGCCAATGCTTGGCCCACTTTTGTTTGCGCCATCGGTCCCAGTCGGCTGGGCAGCGAAACCTGTACCACAGGAATGTCGGCTGCCGGGTACATCAGCGACAGCGGCACCCAGGTGCCATGGTCAAAAGGGCGTTCGGCATCCAATTGTGCGGGCATGCCGTGCTCTGTCAGCAGTTGCACGATGCGGGCCGCCAGTGCGGGATCGCCGGGAGCGGGGTACTGCACGGCAAACAGCGCAGGCGGGAAACCACCAAAGTCGTGCCAGGTTTCAGGTGCCGGATGGCTAGTGACCCGCAGGTCGTTGCTTTCCCAGTGGGCCGAGACAACGACGATGGCTTTGGGGCGGGGCAACTCAGCGGCCAGTCGCTGCAGTGCCGGGCCGCTTTCGCCGGGTTCTAGTGCTAGCATCGGAGAGCCGTGCGAGATATACAGGCTGGGCAGCATGGTGTGGGTCCTCAAGGTTAAGATGCGCCATCTTCAACCTGATCATTGATCTAAATCCAATATAAGTTTTAGTACTTATTTATCGAATTTAAAGGTGAATCATGCAGCCCGAATTTTGGCACGACCGCTGGGAACGCAATCAAATTGGCTTTCACCTGGACAAGGCCAATGCCTACCTTCAACGTCATTGGCCTGCGATTGGGTTGGAGAAGGGCAGTCGGGTACTGGTGCCTTTGTGCGGTAAAAGTCTGGATTTGAGCTGGCTGGCGGCCAATGAGTATGAAGTGTTGGGTGTAGAGCTGTCGCAGACGGCCGTGGAACAGTTTTTCCGCGAACATCAGATGAAGCCCGAGATTCGCCCGCAAGGCGATTTCACGGCCTACAAGGCGGGCCCTATCACGCTCTTGTGTGGCGATTTCTTTAAGCTGACCCCCGCAGATGTGGCGCAGTGCACAGGGCTGTACGACCGTGCAGCGATCATTGCCTTGCCGCCAGAAATGCGCGAAGCCTATGTCCGGCACCTGAGCCATATCCTTGCGCAAGGCTGTAAAGGGCTGTTGATTACCCTTGATTACGATCAGTCACAGATGAACGGTCCGCCGTTTTCAGTGCCCGATGCTGAGGTTCAGCGTCTGTTGGCACCTGCCTGGTCAGTGGAAGCCCTTGAAGAGGCCGATGTGCTTGACCAGGAGTGGAAGTTTCTCAAGGGCGGCGTGACGCGCCTGTATGAGCGGGCTTATCGCTTGAGCAAAACACCCCGCGGCTGATTGTCGGGCACAAAAAAGGGCGACTCCGGTCAATACCTGTCAGTTAAGCAAACGCTGTTTTAAATGCAGCGGGGAATCTGTGGGAGTCTGGCTTGCCAGCGATGCAGGCGATGCGGTTTTCGGTTAAACCGCGTCGATACCATCGCGAGCAAGCTCGCTCCCACAGGGGATATGCGTTAACTGACTGGCATTAGAGGTCGCCCTTTTTTGTGCTTGCCGTGGGGTTAGCCGCGGCGACGCAGTGCATCAATACGTTCTTCCAGTGGTGGGTGGCTCATGAACATCCGCGCCAGGCCTTGCTTCAAGCCACCATTGATGCCAAAGGCACTCAGGGTATCCGGCATGTGCACCGGCAGACCTTGCTCGGAGCGCAGGCGTTGCAGAGCGCTGATCATGGCAGCAGTACCGGCCAGATGAGCACCGGCTTCGTCAGCCCGGAACTCACGTTTGCGCGAGAACCACATCACAATGGCGCTGGCCAGGAAGCCCAGAACCAGTTCCGCGAAGATGGTCGCGACATAGTAAGCAATGCCTCGGCCTTCCTCGTTTTTGAACACGACCTTGTCGACGAAATTGCCGATGATGCGGGCAAAGAACATCACAAAGGTGTTCACCACGCCTTGCACCAAAGCCAGCGTGACCATGTCACCGTTGGCGACGTGGCCGATTTCGTGAGCCAGTACGGCCTTCACTTCATCGGGCGAGAACCGCTCAAGCAAGCCCTGGCTGACAGCAACCAGTGCATCGTTCTTGTTCCAGCCGGTGGCAAAAGCATTGGCCTCGTACGCTGGGAAAATCCCCACTTCAGGCATTTTGATCCCGGCATCACGGGACAGTTGTTCAACGGTTTGCATCAACCATTGCTCGTGGCGGGTACGAGGTTGAGTGATCACCTGGGTGCTGGTGCTCATTTTCGCCATCCATTTAGAGATGAACAGCGAGAACAAAGACCCTGCAAAACCAAAGACCGCACAGAACACCAACAGCTGATTGAGGTTCAGATCAACCCCGTTGGCCGCCATGAACCCGTTAAAGCCGAACAGGCTCAGGGTGATGCTGGCAATCAGCACGACCGCCAGGTTAGTGGCCAAAAACAGCAGAATGCGCATCATGGTTGTAAGAATCTCCTCGTCTAGGGGGTGTTGCCGTATGCGGGTATATAAGGTGCTGCTTCAGGCTATTCAACCAAGTGACTATTTCAAACTGTGTCCTACAGGAGGATTCCAGAGTTGCGCCTGACATTTCCTAATATGGATATGCCATTTCTTTAGGCAATAGCTTAGTCCGAAGCCAGTAAATAAAAGGCTTTGCCGTTTTTTAATTTTTTTTGACGGGCAGAAGAGGAAACAGCTGAAGAATGTTTCATTGGACACATGCTGTGCGACTTTTCATTCGTCGCACAGCATGCGCGGAAATTACTGACGATAGGTTTTCAGAAAATTACCGATCCGTCCGATGGCCATGTCCAACTCGTCTACACGAGGCAAGGTCACAACGCGGAAGTGGTCGGGCCAAGGCCAGTTGAACGCGGTGCCCTGGACCACCAGCAGTTTTTCCGAGAGCAGCAAGTCCAGAACGAATTTTTCGTCGTTGAGGATCGGGCACACTTTTGGGTCGATCCGTGGGAAGGCATACAGCGCGCCCATCGGCTTCACGCAACTGACGCCAGGAATGTCGTTCAGCAATTCCCAGGTGCGGTTACGCTGTTCCAGCAAGCGGCCGTTCGGCAGTACCAGGTCGTTGATGCTCTGGTAGCCGCCCAGCGCGGTCTGGATGGCGTGCTGGCTGGGCACGTTGGCACACAGGCGCATGTTGGCCAGCATGTCGATGCCTTCAATGTAGCTTTGGGCATTTTGCTTGGGGCCGGAGATCGCGATCCAGCCAGACCGGAAGCCAGCCACCCGGTACGACTTGGACAAACCGTTGAAGGTCAGGCACAGCACGTCGGGGGCCAGGGAGGCGGTGCAAATGTGCACGGCGTCGTCGTACAGAATCTTGTCGTAGATTTCGTCCGAGAACACCACCAGGTTGTGCTGGCGTGCCAGTTCGAGCATGCCCAGCAACACTTCCTTGGAGTACACCGCGCCCGTTGGGTTGTTCGGGTTGATGATGACCATGGCTTTGGTGTTAGGGGTTATCTTGGCCTTGATGTCGGCCAGATCAGGCCACCAGTTGGCCTGCTCGTCACACAGGTAGTGCACCGGGTGGCCGCCGGCCAGGGTCACGGCGGCGGTCCACAACGGGTAGTCGGGTGCTGGCACCAGCACTTCGTCACCATTGTTGAGCAACGCTTGCAGCGACATCACGATCAGTTCGGACACGCCGTTGCCCAGATAGATGTCTTCGATGCCGACACCTTCGACTTCTTTCTGCTGGTAGTACTGCATCACCGCCTTGCGGGCGCTGAACAGGCCTTTGGAGTCGCTGTAACCTTGCGCGGTCGGCAGGTTGCGGATCACGTCCTGCAGGATTTCGTCCGGCGCTTCAAAACCAAAGGGCGCCGGGTTGCCGATATTCAGCTTGAGGATGCGTTGGCCTTCCTCTTCCAGACGTTTGGCGTGCTTGAGCACTGGGCCGCGAATGTCATAACAGACGTTGGCGAGCTTGTTTGATTTGCTGACCTGCATGGCGATGGGATCCCGAAAATGAACGATCCAGGCAAGGTGAGTACCTCGACACTGGGAAATTCTGCGTTGGCGAACGCCGCTTTGCTTCAAGAATCCGTTTGAATGCAAGTAGAGCGGGTGCCAGACTGGCGCATAACGAGGCGCAATCATACGTGCCACCCGCCCCCTGGAAAAGCCACAGGTCGGGGTTTTTCAGTTGCAGAGGTAGAACCATGGAAAAGTTGAACAAAACCCTGGACGAATGGAAGGCCATGCTCGATCCGGAGCAGTACAACGTGTGCCGTCTCAAAGGCACCGAGCGGCCGTTTTCGGGTAAGTACAACGGGACTAAAACAGAGGGCGTTTATCACTGCATTTGCTGCAATGAGCCGCTGTTTGATTCCAGCGCCAAATTTGATTCGGGCTGCGGCTGGCCGAGCTTTTATCAGCCAATTGGCAAGAATGCGATGGTTGAAATCCGTGACGTGAGCCACGGCATGATTCGCACCGAAGTGGTCTGCGCCAAGTGCGACGCGCATTTGGGGCATGTCTTCCCCGATGGTCCGCCGCCGACCGGGCTGCGCTACTGCATCAACTCGGTGTGCCTGGAGCTGGTGCCCCGCCCGTAACCTTTATCAACGAGAACACCGTCATGAGCGCAAACCTGTTCGACATTCCCTGTACCACCCTCAGCGGCGAGCAAAAGACTCTGGCGGATTACGCGGGCAAGGCCGTGCTGGTGGTCAACACCGCCAGCAAGTGTGGCTTCACCCCGCAGTACAAAGGGCTTGAAGCCCTGTGGCAGCAATACAAGGATCAGGGGTTGGTGATTCTTGGTTTTCCGTGCAATCAGTTCGGCAAGCAAGAGCCGGGCGATGAAGCGGCCATTTCCGAGTTTTGCGAGTTGAACTTTGGCGTGACCTTCCCGCTGTTCAAGAAGATTGAAGTCAATGGCAGCCAGGCGCATCCGCTGTTCGTGCAACTGAAAAAGCGTGCGCCCGGGGTGCTGGGGTCGCAAGGCATTAAATGGAACTTCACCAAGTTTCTGGTCGGCCCCGACGGCAAGGTCAAACGCTATGCACCCGCCACCAAGCCTGAAGCGCTCAAGGCGGACATTGAGAAGCTGCTCAAATAAATAGGCCGTGTCTCCCCCTGTAGGAGCGAGCTTGCCTCGCGATCTTTTGACCTTTTAAAGGATCGCAAGACAAGCGGTTACACCTCTTTCTTGGGCACCCAGCTATCGAGCAATGCCGCCAGCTCTTCACGTCGGAACGGTTTGGCCAGGTAGTCATTCATGCCTGCTGAGCGGCAGCGTTCACGCTCTTCGGGCATGGCGTTGGCCGTCAAGGCGACGATGGGCAAGTCGGGCCAGCGGCCGCTTTGGCGGATTTGGCGACTGGTCTCGTAGCCGTCCATCACCGGCATGTTGCAGTCCATCAGCACCAGATCAAAATCGCTCTGTTTTAATTGGCTCAGGGCTTCGCCGCCATGGGCCGCGATCACCACATCGCAACCCAATTTGCTGAGCATGCCCTTGGCCACCAGTTGGTTGACCGGGTTGTCTTCGACCAGAAGAATGCGCGCCCGGTGCTCGACCGGTGCGCTGCTGGCAAGAACGCCTGGGTGTTCTTCGTCCTCTTTCTGGAGCAAGTGTTGCAAGGTTTGATAAAGCGCCTGCCGCGACAGTGGCCGGGCCTTTTGCAGCAGTGGAGCGAGCGCGTTGACTTGATCGCCGGGCATAAAGTTGCCGTAGGCGGTGACCAGCAAAATAGGGGCACTGATAGCCGGTCGCAGTCCAAACAGACAGTCCGGGCAGTCGGTAATCAACAGATGAGCCTCAACACCCGCCAACGAATGGTCGAGGGAGTAGCGTTGATAGTCCAGGCCCCACAGCGGCAGGTAGCTGTTGAGCAACTCACTCAGGCCGCTGCTGGCGGCCGTCACCGCCGCCACGCGGCCCGACAGCGGCTTGGGGATGATTGCGGGGGTATGGCAGGGCAAGGGCAGCTCGGCACAGAATTGGCTGCCGAATCCGATCTCCGAGCTGATGGTCAGGCGCCCTTGCATGGCTTCACACAGGCTGCGGGTCAATGCCAGCCCCAGGCCGGTGCCACCAAACTGACGCGTAATCCCGGCCCCGGCCTGGGTGAAAGGCCTGAATATGCGAGCTTGGGCTTCCTGTGCGATACCGATGCCGGTGTCACACACTTCAATGCGCACCTGATTGTTGTGGGCGCTGAGGCGCACATCGACGCGTCCGAAGCGGGTGAATTTCAGGGCGTTGGACAGCAGGTTACTGACAATCTGGCGCACGCGAGTCGGATCGCCCAGCACCAGCGCCGGGAAGCTCGGGTGGATCAGGCACGTCAGTTCTACGCTCGGGGCGGCATTTTGCGAGAGCAGCTTGGCCGTGTCCTCAATCAAGGTGCCGAGATCGAAGGCGATATGTTCCAGTTCTAATTGCCCGGCATCGAATTTTGACAGGTCGAGAATGTCATTCAGCAACTCGACCAATACCTTGCCCGAGTCATGGGCAATCGACAGTTGCTGGTGCTGTTCGGCATTCAGCGGGCTGTCCAGACACAGTGCGAGCATGCCCAGCAGGCCGTTCAGCGGCGTGCGTATTTCATGGCTCATGTTGGCCAGAAAGGCGGCCCGGGCCTGGGCCATCTCCAGGGCAGTGCTGCGAGCTGCTTCGAGTTCATCGTTGGACTGGCTGAGCCGGGTGTTGATCGCCTCAAGCTCTTGCGTGCGAGCCGAGACGATGTTTTCCAACTGAGCCAAATATTCGGTCAGGCGATTTTCCGCCGCACGCCGTTGCTCTATTTCGCGGGTCACGGCGTCAAACTGCTGATTGGCGGCGTTGACCAGCACACCAATTTCGTCATCTTCATGACCCGGCGGGCAGTGGATGCGTGACGGGTTCGGGTCGCCGGGCTTGCTGGTGCTGAGTTCACGGATGACCCGCACCAAAGGGCGGGTCAGCATCACGTAAAACAGCCCCAGCAGAATGAATGTCAGCAGAAAACTGCGGACAAACCCGGTCAGCAGCGTGACTTCGGCACGTTGCAGGAATCGAGTCCCAAAGGGGTAGGTGTCCACCTCAAGGTGCAATTCGCCC
This window encodes:
- a CDS encoding DUF1127 domain-containing protein, which produces MKGLRGVQWWARIARWYQLSQERANLRRISDAALKDLGLSRADIETESHRAFWDDPFKK
- a CDS encoding class II 3-deoxy-7-phosphoheptulonate synthase, translating into MSQPWSPDSWRALPIQQQPRYPDAAHLLRVEQSLASYPPLVFAGEARELRRQFAEVTQGRAFLLQGGDCAESFAEFSAAKIRDTFKVLLQMAIVMTFAAGCPVVKVGRMAGQFAKPRSANDETINGVTLPAYRGDIVNGIGFDEKSRVPDPERLLQSYHQSTATLNLLRAFAQGGFADLHQVHKWNLDFIANSALAEKYSQLADRIDETLAFMRACGMDSSPQLRETSFFTAHEALLLNYEEAFVRRDSLTNDYYDCSAHMLWIGDRTRQLDGAHVEFLRGVNNPIGVKVGPTMNTDELLRLIDILNPDNDPGRLNLIVRMGANKVGDHLPQLIRAVEGEGKKVLWSSDPMHANTIKASSGYKTRDFAQILGEVKQFFQVHEAEGSYAGGIHIEMTGQNVTECIGGANPITEDGLSDRYHTHCDPRMNADQSLELAFLIAETLKQVKR
- a CDS encoding spermidine synthase; translated protein: MSEERVERLLAEVHDDFGMIRVLEVEDYRFLEFGDAIEQSCVFTADPSWLEYDYTRAMLIGALCHEAPESALFLGLGAGTLTQACLKFLALDDVEAIELRPDVPRLAIEYLGLDDDPRLYIRIGDAVELLPSAEPADLIFVDLYNDLGPAAGHLAWTFLENCQKKLSANGWLVINQWATDDGKPLGAALLRGLYHRHYWELPVKEGNVILLVPGDLDQTLDMEALTARAQALAPRLGYSLESLIKAIRPAT
- a CDS encoding DEAD/DEAH box helicase, yielding MTQETGGFAAFNLNPNILAAVIATGYEEPSAIQQQSIPIIMAGHDMIGQAQTGTGKTAAFALPILHRIDPAKREPQALILAPTRELALQVATAFETYAKQMPGVTVVAVYGGAPMGPQLKAIRNGAQIVVATPGRLCDHLRRDEKVLATVNHLVLDEADEMLKLGFMDDLEVIFKALPATRQTVLFSATLPQSIRAIAERHLRDPQHVKIQTKTQTVTAIEQAHLLVHADQKTSAVLSLLEVEDFDALIMFVRTKQATLDLASALEAKGYKAAALNGDIAQNQRERVIDSLKDGRLDIVVATDVAARGLDVPRITHVFNVDMPYDPESYVHRIGRTGRAGREGRALLLVTPRERRMLQVIERVTGQKVAEVRLPDAQAVLDARIKKLTNSLAPLVADAESTHGDLLDRLTADIGCSPRALAAALLRKATNGQALTLAAIERERPLVPNSAPRERSSERTGDRPDRGDRERRAPVPLAEGRARCRTALGARDGIAAKNLLGAILNEGGLAREAIGRIQVRDSFSLVELPEDGLEKLLAKLKDTRVAGKQLKLRRYRED
- a CDS encoding class III extradiol ring-cleavage dioxygenase — protein: MLPSLYISHGSPMLALEPGESGPALQRLAAELPRPKAIVVVSAHWESNDLRVTSHPAPETWHDFGGFPPALFAVQYPAPGDPALAARIVQLLTEHGMPAQLDAERPFDHGTWVPLSLMYPAADIPVVQVSLPSRLGPMAQTKVGQALASLRGEGILLIGSGSITHNLRELKWGAKPESSEPWALAFRDWMIEKLAAEDGAALHQYRDQAPFAAKNHPSDEHLLPLYFARGAGGHFSIAHQGWTLGALGMDIYRFG
- a CDS encoding thiopurine S-methyltransferase, which codes for MQPEFWHDRWERNQIGFHLDKANAYLQRHWPAIGLEKGSRVLVPLCGKSLDLSWLAANEYEVLGVELSQTAVEQFFREHQMKPEIRPQGDFTAYKAGPITLLCGDFFKLTPADVAQCTGLYDRAAIIALPPEMREAYVRHLSHILAQGCKGLLITLDYDQSQMNGPPFSVPDAEVQRLLAPAWSVEALEEADVLDQEWKFLKGGVTRLYERAYRLSKTPRG
- the htpX gene encoding protease HtpX produces the protein MMRILLFLATNLAVVLIASITLSLFGFNGFMAANGVDLNLNQLLVFCAVFGFAGSLFSLFISKWMAKMSTSTQVITQPRTRHEQWLMQTVEQLSRDAGIKMPEVGIFPAYEANAFATGWNKNDALVAVSQGLLERFSPDEVKAVLAHEIGHVANGDMVTLALVQGVVNTFVMFFARIIGNFVDKVVFKNEEGRGIAYYVATIFAELVLGFLASAIVMWFSRKREFRADEAGAHLAGTAAMISALQRLRSEQGLPVHMPDTLSAFGINGGLKQGLARMFMSHPPLEERIDALRRRG
- a CDS encoding pyridoxal phosphate-dependent aminotransferase, which translates into the protein MQVSKSNKLANVCYDIRGPVLKHAKRLEEEGQRILKLNIGNPAPFGFEAPDEILQDVIRNLPTAQGYSDSKGLFSARKAVMQYYQQKEVEGVGIEDIYLGNGVSELIVMSLQALLNNGDEVLVPAPDYPLWTAAVTLAGGHPVHYLCDEQANWWPDLADIKAKITPNTKAMVIINPNNPTGAVYSKEVLLGMLELARQHNLVVFSDEIYDKILYDDAVHICTASLAPDVLCLTFNGLSKSYRVAGFRSGWIAISGPKQNAQSYIEGIDMLANMRLCANVPSQHAIQTALGGYQSINDLVLPNGRLLEQRNRTWELLNDIPGVSCVKPMGALYAFPRIDPKVCPILNDEKFVLDLLLSEKLLVVQGTAFNWPWPDHFRVVTLPRVDELDMAIGRIGNFLKTYRQ
- the msrB gene encoding peptide-methionine (R)-S-oxide reductase MsrB, with translation MEKLNKTLDEWKAMLDPEQYNVCRLKGTERPFSGKYNGTKTEGVYHCICCNEPLFDSSAKFDSGCGWPSFYQPIGKNAMVEIRDVSHGMIRTEVVCAKCDAHLGHVFPDGPPPTGLRYCINSVCLELVPRP
- a CDS encoding glutathione peroxidase, which encodes MSANLFDIPCTTLSGEQKTLADYAGKAVLVVNTASKCGFTPQYKGLEALWQQYKDQGLVILGFPCNQFGKQEPGDEAAISEFCELNFGVTFPLFKKIEVNGSQAHPLFVQLKKRAPGVLGSQGIKWNFTKFLVGPDGKVKRYAPATKPEALKADIEKLLK